The region GGCGTTGCCGACCGAGCGCGGGTTCATCTCGCCCAGGCCGCTGCCCGCGACGGCGACGTCCGCGAGCGCCCGGGCGTACGCCGCGGCGTGCGGCGAGCCGGCCAGCGCGAGTGCGCTCATCACCGGCGTCGGCGCGGACCGGTAGCGGCGTCCCTTGGACGCCGCCTCCATGAAGTCCTCGGCGCCTCGTCCGTCACCGCGGCCACCGCCGGTCTGCTCGACCCAGTCGACGTACGCCCCTCGCGACGGCTCGGCCACGGTCGCGGCGAGCCGCTCCCCCTCGGCGCGCGCCTCCGCGGGATCCACTCCCGCCTCTGCTGCTGCGGACTCGAGCGCGGCCAGCGCCTCGGTGAGGTTCATGCCGGGGGTCCCAGCGTGAGGTTCGGCCCCGACGGCGTACCGAACTTGGCCTGGAGGAACATCCCGTGCGCGATCAGCGCCTGCGCGTCGGCGCGGTTGGCGGCGTCGAGGATCTTGTCCATCGTCGAGGCGAGCAGCTCGAGCTGGTCGACCAGCACCATCAGCGAGGTCTTGTAGCCGTCGATCGGACGCGTGTCCGCCCACTCGCGTGGCAGCCGCAGGTAGCCGCCGACGGCCTCGGGCAGGTAGTCGGTCGCGGTCGCCATCACCGAGTAGCTCTCGATGGTGCCGACGCCGAGGTGGCGCAGCTGGGGCAGGGTGTCGCGGACGGTGCGGGCGATCCGCTGCACCCGCGAGGTGATGACCGGCGGAGCATTGCCCTCGACGAGCATCGCGTTGACCCGGTTGAGCGCAGCCAGGATGTCCTGCTCCGTCGGTGGGGACGGGATGGCGGTCCCGGCCGCCTCCCCCTCACCACGCAGGCGCCCCCACCACGACTTCAGGCTCACGGCTCTCAGCTGGTCGGCAAGGTAGACAGGTCCAGCGTGCCCGCGGCGTTGCGCGCGTCGTGCGCCTGGACCCGGTCGAGGTAGGCCTTCGACTTGTCCACCTCGGTCTCGAGCACGCCGATGGTCTGGGACATGGAGTCGAGCGCCTTGAGCTTGAACTCGTCGATGGAGTCCATGGTCGCGTAGATGTTGCTGAACGCCGCCTGCAGCTGCTCGATCCCGATGCTGGACGACGCCGCCTGCTCCTGGATGGCCGCGGAGTTGTCGCGGAGCATCTCGGAGGTCCTCTGGATCATCCCGGACGTGGTGGTGTTGAGCGCCGTGATCTGGTCGAGCACGAGCTTCTGGTTGCCCAGCGCCTGGGCCACGATGACCGCCGTACGCAGTGCGGAGATCGTCGTCGTCGACGCGCGGTCGACGCCCTTGATGAGCTCGATGTTGTTCTTGATGATGATGTCGATCGCCAGGTAGGACTGGATCGAGACGGCCAGCTGCGTCAGCAGGTCCTGGTGCTTCTGGCGGACGTAGAAGAGCACGTCCTGCGACAACGCCTTGGCGGCCTCGGGGTCCGAGAGCTCGAGCTCGGCGATCCGCGCCGACAGCTTGGTGTCGAGCCGCTCGGCGACGTACACATACTGGTTGAGCCGACCCATCGACGCCCAGAGGTTGGTCTTCTCCAGGTTGAGGGCGACGTTGTCCTTGGTCAGCTCGTCCTGGCCGTTGCGCAGGCTGTGCAGGATGCCGTTGAGCTGGCTCTGCGCGGACTGGTACTTGCGGAAGTAGTCGGTGACCTTGTCGCCGAAGGGCAGCAGGTCGAGCCACTTGCGCGCGCCCGTGGCCTGGCTCGGGTCGAGGTCCTCGACCGTGCGCCGCAGCTCGAGCAGCGTCTTGCCGACGGCCGAGCCCTCGGCGATCCCGCCCTCCTGGAGCGCTCGCACGGGCTGCTGCAGCATCCGGTTGGAGGTCTCGGCGGCCTTGCGGATGTCGGCATCACCCATGGTGCGCACGCTCTCGGCCTGCTTCGCGAACTCCGGGCTGTTGACGGCCGTCGCGCTCAGCGCGGTCATGAAGCCCTCGACCTTCGCGTCCAGCTCGGGCAGCGCCTCCGCCGAGACCTGCGGGGCCATCCGGGGCGCCTGCGTGGTGGTCACCGCGGCCGGCGCCTCGGGGGCCACCAGTGTCAACGACGCGTCCGGCGGAGCCAGCGGTGCGACCGCGGCCTCGCCCTGGTTCTCGGTCATGCCGTCCCCTCCCGATCGTGGTGACCGGAAGTCTGTCAGATCAACCGAGGCGGCGGGACCCAACGCTGGTCGAACGAGGCTCGATCGTCCACGCCGGCAGCCACAGCTGGGTCAGCGGACCGATCGCCAGCGCGTAGAGCACGGTGCCGACGCCGATCCCCCCACCCAGGAGCAGCCCGAGCACGACCACCGTGACCTCGAGCCCGGTCCGCACCAGCCGCAGCGAGAGCCCGGTACGCCGCGCGAGCCCGGTCATCAGCCCGTCGCGCGGGCCGCGGCCGAGCTGGGCGCCGATGTACATCGCG is a window of Nocardioides conyzicola DNA encoding:
- a CDS encoding toxic anion resistance protein, which translates into the protein MTENQGEAAVAPLAPPDASLTLVAPEAPAAVTTTQAPRMAPQVSAEALPELDAKVEGFMTALSATAVNSPEFAKQAESVRTMGDADIRKAAETSNRMLQQPVRALQEGGIAEGSAVGKTLLELRRTVEDLDPSQATGARKWLDLLPFGDKVTDYFRKYQSAQSQLNGILHSLRNGQDELTKDNVALNLEKTNLWASMGRLNQYVYVAERLDTKLSARIAELELSDPEAAKALSQDVLFYVRQKHQDLLTQLAVSIQSYLAIDIIIKNNIELIKGVDRASTTTISALRTAVIVAQALGNQKLVLDQITALNTTTSGMIQRTSEMLRDNSAAIQEQAASSSIGIEQLQAAFSNIYATMDSIDEFKLKALDSMSQTIGVLETEVDKSKAYLDRVQAHDARNAAGTLDLSTLPTS